A region of Halosolutus amylolyticus DNA encodes the following proteins:
- a CDS encoding ABC transporter ATP-binding protein has product MAAIELDGLTKRFDDVVAVDDLDLTVREGEIFGFLGPNGAGKSTTIDTLLDFIRPTEGSVTVLGHDAQTEGEAVRRRTGVLPDGYHVYDRLTGRQHVEFAVEMKGADEDPMALLERVRIADAADRKAGGYSKGMRQRLVLAMALVGDPDLLVLDEPSTGLDPNGAREMREIIREENARGTTVFFSSHVMEQVEAVCDRVAIIDDGHLVAVDTIDGLRNASETGETLYVYASPLDEGIVEQASALDGVGSASIQDGRLRVTVDGVSKFAVLHAIDAEVVPIQDFSVAESSLEDLFVRYTNEEREVLA; this is encoded by the coding sequence ATGGCCGCGATTGAACTCGACGGACTCACGAAGCGGTTCGACGACGTCGTGGCCGTCGACGACCTCGACCTGACCGTCAGGGAGGGCGAAATCTTCGGCTTTCTCGGCCCGAACGGCGCGGGGAAGTCGACGACGATCGACACCCTGCTCGATTTCATCCGCCCGACCGAGGGGAGCGTGACCGTGCTCGGCCACGACGCGCAGACGGAGGGCGAGGCGGTCCGGCGACGGACCGGCGTCCTGCCCGACGGCTACCACGTCTACGATCGGCTCACGGGCCGCCAGCACGTCGAGTTCGCGGTCGAGATGAAAGGCGCCGACGAGGATCCGATGGCGCTGCTCGAGCGAGTCCGGATCGCCGACGCAGCCGATCGGAAGGCGGGCGGCTACTCGAAGGGGATGCGCCAGCGTCTCGTCCTCGCCATGGCGCTCGTCGGTGATCCCGACCTGCTCGTGCTCGACGAACCCTCGACCGGTCTCGATCCGAACGGGGCCCGCGAGATGCGCGAGATCATCCGCGAGGAGAACGCCCGCGGAACGACCGTCTTCTTCTCGAGTCACGTCATGGAGCAGGTCGAGGCGGTCTGCGATCGCGTCGCGATCATCGACGACGGCCACCTCGTCGCCGTCGACACGATCGACGGCCTTCGCAACGCGAGCGAGACCGGGGAGACGCTGTACGTCTACGCCTCGCCGCTCGACGAAGGGATCGTCGAGCAGGCCTCGGCCCTCGACGGCGTCGGGAGCGCGTCGATCCAGGACGGCCGACTCAGGGTGACGGTCGACGGCGTCTCGAAGTTCGCCGTCCTGCACGCGATCGACGCCGAGGTGGTTCCCATTCAGGACTTTTCGGTCGCCGAATCGTCGCTCGAGGACCTGTTCGTCCGCTACACGAACGAGGAGCGGGAGGTGCTGGCATGA
- a CDS encoding DUF2196 domain-containing protein has product MSEDRPTADELRQGLTVEIVQGDQDVQSTEREPIVGEIGTIYGDEPAGPEVELKSGVVGHVQSIVHDESSTR; this is encoded by the coding sequence ATGTCCGAAGACCGACCGACCGCGGACGAACTGCGCCAGGGACTCACCGTAGAGATCGTCCAGGGCGACCAGGACGTCCAGTCGACGGAGCGAGAACCGATCGTCGGCGAAATCGGCACGATCTACGGGGACGAACCCGCCGGCCCGGAGGTCGAACTGAAAAGCGGCGTCGTCGGGCACGTCCAGTCGATCGTCCACGACGAGTCGTCGACGCGCTGA
- a CDS encoding bacterio-opsin activator domain-containing protein, whose product MGTAGFHATLLVVGFEAEAAATVATDDVREVSTASEAIETVSAGAIDCVLTAGTLPDGTGLGLLESIRERDPALPVVLAPADGDEALASEAIAADVTEYVPREDGPDALAAAVDRALDRGRDRRERRAQARQFEAVFEDPGAYSWVLEPDGRVRRASDAALGAIDATDRDVRGEWFWTLPWWDRTEDGRSTIRAAVERAADGTIAYRELTRTGTDDGGGGARPRTLEVTIRPVRDESGTVVSLLAEATDVTERVRLEEELRESEELHRVTLNEMTDTVLITDDEGEFTYVCPNVHFIFGYTDDEIHEMGTIDDLLEPDLFDRDRLAEEGVLTNVECTATDKAGREHTLLVNVREVSIQGGTLLYSCRDVTKRKRREEALTALHGTARELLYAETDREIADRIVADAADVLDLEASAAFLFDTDENVLRPAATSAVMERLHGPFSSRRANADTISGQVFVEGESRFFADVHESPTLSDPTTDVRSAGFVPLGDHGVFVAGSADVDAFDEVTRELADLLATTAEAALDRVERERRLRERDRELKRQNRTLSRLDGMNEIIREIDQALVGAETRTEIEDAVCERLTSADRFSFAWIGTTDPADERLESTAHSGTERGRGYLDSVRLALPDGTEPAVRTAIEREVTVVSNVVDRLHDDPWREAALARDYQSVASVPLAYDEFTYGVLTVYADRPDAFDETTRAVLAELGETIAAAIAAVERKRALVTDSRTRFEFDVHDDGFVFARLAREADARLSFDGGVRQHEDGASVFVTVEGASPQTIASVAADLVAVEDAQVITGDGDAGDGNGTGGGSVLLELSRPFLALRLADHGVVLRSVEATPEEARVVVDVPSTVDERGGAAVVSNAFDDIELRSKRTVDRTTARDLRTTLLDRLTDRQLEVVQLAYYGGYFESPRAKTGEDVAETLDISPAAFYRHTRTVQRKLFEVLFEDVGLPANTAPTVE is encoded by the coding sequence ATGGGTACCGCAGGGTTCCACGCCACCCTACTCGTCGTCGGGTTCGAGGCGGAAGCGGCGGCAACCGTCGCGACCGACGACGTCCGCGAGGTATCGACCGCGAGCGAGGCCATCGAGACCGTGAGCGCGGGCGCGATCGACTGCGTCCTGACCGCGGGGACGCTCCCGGACGGGACCGGTCTCGGCCTGCTCGAGTCGATCCGCGAACGCGACCCCGCGCTCCCGGTCGTGCTCGCGCCGGCCGACGGCGACGAGGCGCTCGCGAGCGAGGCGATCGCAGCCGACGTCACCGAGTACGTCCCGCGCGAGGACGGACCGGACGCGCTCGCGGCAGCCGTCGATCGGGCCCTCGATCGGGGTCGGGACCGCCGGGAGCGGCGAGCGCAGGCGCGGCAGTTCGAGGCAGTCTTCGAGGATCCCGGGGCGTACTCGTGGGTCCTCGAACCCGACGGTCGGGTTCGACGGGCCAGCGACGCCGCGCTCGGAGCGATCGACGCGACTGATCGGGACGTCCGCGGGGAGTGGTTCTGGACGCTCCCGTGGTGGGACCGGACCGAGGACGGGCGATCGACGATCCGGGCCGCGGTCGAGCGCGCCGCCGACGGGACGATCGCGTACCGGGAACTGACCCGGACGGGGACGGACGACGGGGGCGGCGGGGCGCGGCCCCGAACCCTCGAGGTGACCATCCGACCGGTCCGGGACGAGTCGGGGACGGTCGTCTCGCTGCTGGCCGAGGCGACCGACGTCACCGAGCGGGTCCGACTGGAGGAGGAACTGCGCGAATCCGAGGAACTCCACCGCGTCACGCTGAACGAGATGACCGACACCGTCCTCATCACGGACGACGAGGGCGAGTTCACCTACGTCTGCCCGAACGTCCACTTCATCTTCGGCTACACGGACGACGAGATCCACGAGATGGGGACGATCGACGACCTCCTCGAACCGGACCTCTTCGATCGCGATCGGCTCGCCGAGGAGGGCGTGTTGACGAACGTCGAGTGTACGGCGACCGACAAGGCAGGGAGGGAACACACCCTGCTGGTCAACGTCCGCGAGGTCTCGATCCAGGGCGGGACGCTCCTCTACAGCTGTCGTGACGTGACGAAACGCAAACGCCGCGAGGAGGCGCTGACGGCGCTGCACGGGACCGCCCGCGAACTGCTCTACGCCGAGACCGATCGGGAGATCGCCGATCGGATCGTCGCGGACGCGGCGGACGTGCTCGACCTCGAGGCCAGCGCCGCGTTCCTGTTCGATACCGACGAGAACGTGTTGCGGCCGGCCGCCACCTCCGCGGTGATGGAACGGCTCCACGGCCCGTTCTCGTCCAGGCGGGCCAACGCCGACACGATCTCCGGACAGGTCTTCGTCGAGGGCGAGTCGCGATTCTTCGCGGACGTCCACGAGTCGCCCACGCTGTCGGATCCGACGACCGACGTCCGGAGTGCCGGGTTCGTCCCCCTGGGCGACCACGGCGTCTTCGTCGCCGGCTCGGCCGACGTCGACGCCTTCGACGAGGTGACCCGGGAACTGGCGGACCTGCTCGCGACGACCGCCGAGGCGGCGCTCGATCGGGTGGAGCGAGAGCGACGGCTCCGGGAGCGCGACCGGGAACTCAAGCGCCAGAACCGGACGCTCTCGCGGCTCGACGGGATGAACGAGATCATCAGAGAGATCGACCAGGCGCTGGTCGGGGCGGAAACCCGCACGGAGATCGAGGACGCCGTCTGCGAACGGCTCACCTCGGCCGATCGGTTCTCGTTCGCCTGGATCGGCACGACCGACCCCGCGGACGAACGGCTCGAGTCGACCGCCCACAGCGGGACGGAACGGGGGCGAGGCTACCTCGACAGCGTCCGTCTCGCCCTCCCGGACGGGACCGAACCCGCGGTCAGGACCGCGATCGAGCGCGAGGTTACCGTCGTCTCGAACGTGGTCGATCGGCTCCACGACGACCCGTGGCGCGAGGCCGCGCTCGCGCGTGACTACCAGTCGGTCGCGAGCGTCCCCCTCGCGTACGACGAGTTTACCTACGGCGTGTTGACCGTCTACGCCGATCGTCCCGACGCGTTCGACGAGACGACGCGGGCGGTGCTCGCGGAACTCGGGGAGACGATCGCGGCCGCGATCGCCGCGGTCGAGCGCAAACGCGCGCTGGTGACCGACTCGCGGACGCGCTTCGAGTTCGACGTCCACGACGACGGGTTCGTCTTCGCCAGGCTCGCGCGGGAGGCCGACGCCCGACTTTCCTTCGACGGTGGCGTCCGCCAGCACGAAGACGGGGCGTCCGTGTTCGTGACGGTCGAGGGGGCGTCCCCGCAAACCATCGCGTCCGTCGCCGCGGACCTGGTCGCCGTCGAAGACGCGCAGGTGATCACCGGCGACGGTGACGCGGGCGACGGAAACGGGACTGGCGGCGGTTCCGTCCTCCTGGAGCTATCGCGGCCGTTTCTCGCGCTCCGGCTCGCGGACCACGGCGTCGTGTTGCGAAGCGTCGAGGCGACGCCGGAGGAGGCGCGCGTCGTCGTCGACGTCCCGAGCACCGTCGACGAACGGGGTGGCGCGGCCGTCGTCTCGAACGCCTTCGACGACATCGAACTCCGATCGAAGCGAACTGTCGATCGGACCACCGCCCGCGACCTCCGGACGACGCTGCTCGATCGGCTGACCGATCGCCAGCTCGAGGTCGTCCAGCTGGCGTACTACGGCGGCTACTTCGAGTCGCCGCGGGCGAAAACCGGCGAAGACGTCGCGGAGACGCTCGACATCTCCCCGGCCGCGTTCTACCGCCACACCCGGACCGTCCAGCGAAAACTCTTCGAGGTCCTGTTCGAAGACGTCGGCCTCCCGGCAAATACTGCGCCAACGGTTGAATAG
- a CDS encoding ArsR/SmtB family transcription factor produces the protein MTRDHETRIEDDVVDAIASLGNRQRLEILVVLADRAREVGVDGHPMTFTDLYDAVDVDSTSQFSYHLDRLVGEFVAETSEGYRLTYGGDKIVRAIRSDLYASATAFEDRAVDGACVLCEGDELAASLVDGRFVVRCRACDATLVTDYFPRSQARHRTPAEIVDSFGYRIWSTVILIQGDVCPECYGIVDTRANEPVDGDRSFPVHVSTCRECGLVITLPIEVTAAFHPAVVGYFWSHGVSLFSLPLWEFFEHVTSGAVRTDVVSEDPFAATIEFAFDDETLAIDVDEHGVVDPIDPGS, from the coding sequence ATGACGCGAGATCACGAGACGCGAATCGAGGACGACGTCGTCGACGCGATCGCATCGCTCGGAAACCGCCAGCGACTCGAGATACTGGTCGTACTGGCCGATCGGGCCAGAGAAGTGGGCGTCGACGGCCACCCGATGACGTTTACCGACCTGTACGACGCGGTCGACGTCGACAGCACGTCGCAGTTTTCCTACCACCTCGATCGGCTGGTCGGCGAATTCGTCGCCGAGACGTCCGAGGGCTACCGACTCACCTACGGCGGCGACAAGATCGTCCGCGCGATCCGATCGGACCTGTACGCGAGCGCGACGGCGTTCGAGGACCGAGCCGTCGACGGGGCGTGCGTGCTCTGCGAGGGGGACGAACTGGCCGCGTCCCTCGTCGACGGCCGATTCGTCGTCCGCTGTCGAGCGTGTGACGCGACGCTCGTCACGGACTACTTCCCCCGGAGTCAGGCGCGCCACCGAACGCCCGCGGAGATCGTCGACAGCTTCGGCTACCGGATCTGGAGCACGGTGATCCTGATCCAGGGCGACGTCTGCCCCGAGTGTTACGGGATCGTCGACACGCGCGCCAACGAACCCGTCGACGGGGACCGATCGTTCCCCGTCCACGTCAGCACCTGCCGCGAATGCGGCCTCGTGATCACGCTCCCGATCGAGGTGACGGCCGCGTTCCACCCGGCGGTCGTGGGCTACTTCTGGAGCCACGGCGTCTCGCTGTTTTCCCTGCCGCTCTGGGAGTTCTTCGAACACGTCACCTCCGGGGCCGTGCGGACCGACGTGGTCTCCGAGGATCCGTTCGCCGCGACGATCGAGTTCGCCTTCGACGACGAGACGCTGGCGATCGACGTCGACGAACACGGCGTCGTCGATCCGATCGATCCGGGTTCGTAG
- a CDS encoding YihY/virulence factor BrkB family protein, with amino-acid sequence MADSGVVALVRDVTAVARERQISVKSAGLAYHAFNTLVPLVILLLVGITVVDALEPLVRTLESAMGLEGTVTGDGLEGVTGDGSTDLVRAGLLAFVILLWSAARLFQAVNSAFTDVYGARREQSYVGNAARVTIVTAVNAALATATFAVGVALVGVVGVSLSIFLGGVLAAAASSLLLAVVLCALFLPMYYLFPHTGVSIGEVLPGTAFAALSWTALAIGFRVYVATAESVALFGIAGAILLILTWVYLGGLCLLLGAVLNAVLADRVEPETGWIPMRDVWSKYA; translated from the coding sequence ATGGCAGACTCCGGGGTAGTCGCGCTCGTCCGTGACGTCACCGCAGTCGCTCGCGAGCGCCAGATAAGCGTCAAATCCGCCGGCCTCGCCTACCACGCGTTCAACACGCTCGTTCCCCTCGTCATCCTGTTGCTCGTCGGCATTACGGTCGTCGACGCACTCGAACCGCTTGTCCGGACCCTCGAGTCGGCGATGGGCCTCGAGGGAACGGTGACCGGTGACGGACTCGAGGGCGTGACCGGCGACGGGAGCACCGACCTGGTCCGGGCTGGCCTCCTGGCGTTCGTGATCCTGCTGTGGAGCGCGGCCCGCTTGTTCCAGGCGGTCAACAGCGCCTTCACCGACGTGTACGGCGCGCGAAGGGAGCAGTCGTACGTCGGAAACGCGGCCCGAGTGACGATCGTGACGGCCGTCAACGCCGCGCTCGCCACGGCGACGTTCGCGGTCGGCGTCGCACTGGTCGGCGTCGTCGGCGTGAGTCTCTCGATTTTCCTCGGCGGCGTCCTGGCCGCCGCGGCCAGCAGCCTCCTCCTCGCAGTGGTCCTGTGTGCGCTCTTCCTGCCGATGTACTACCTCTTTCCCCACACCGGCGTCTCGATCGGGGAGGTGCTCCCCGGAACGGCGTTCGCCGCGCTCTCGTGGACCGCGCTGGCGATCGGCTTTCGCGTCTACGTCGCGACCGCCGAGAGCGTCGCGCTGTTCGGAATCGCCGGCGCGATCCTGCTGATCCTCACGTGGGTCTACCTCGGCGGGCTCTGCCTGCTCCTCGGGGCCGTCCTGAACGCCGTCCTCGCCGATCGGGTCGAACCCGAGACGGGCTGGATTCCAATGCGAGACGTCTGGTCGAAATACGCCTGA
- a CDS encoding ABC transporter permease, translated as MTWLTIAKKDFRDAVQSRALWALVAIFVVLSVISTYAYVEAPELLGSTTGATFGGLIFFTIGLVGLFVPLSAIVVCYKSLAGERELGSIKLLLSLPTNRRHVFVGKLFGRAGVLAFGLAVGLLVGLGIGAALLGEIDLAATLLFVLATLAFAAIYAGIVVSISATTGSTSRATTLALGFFVVFELLWDVVPMGILYVVEGFTLPASIPDWVFFVMQLSPSSAYLSSVVALLPDLADVAGAEPSGGGVGVEAGPEAAEPFYASPEVGLLVLALWLVVPFVVGYSQFDAADL; from the coding sequence ATGACCTGGCTCACGATCGCGAAGAAGGACTTCCGGGACGCCGTCCAGTCGCGGGCCCTGTGGGCGCTCGTCGCTATCTTCGTGGTGCTGTCGGTCATTTCGACCTACGCCTACGTCGAGGCACCCGAGTTGCTCGGCTCGACGACTGGCGCCACCTTCGGCGGTCTGATCTTCTTCACGATCGGTCTCGTCGGCCTGTTCGTCCCGCTGTCGGCGATCGTGGTCTGTTACAAGTCCCTCGCCGGCGAGCGCGAACTCGGGAGCATCAAACTGTTGCTCTCGCTCCCGACGAACCGGCGACACGTGTTCGTCGGCAAACTCTTCGGCCGGGCCGGGGTGCTCGCGTTCGGTCTCGCCGTCGGGCTCCTGGTCGGCCTCGGGATCGGGGCCGCGCTCCTCGGTGAGATCGACCTCGCCGCGACCCTGCTCTTCGTACTCGCCACGCTGGCCTTCGCGGCCATCTACGCGGGCATCGTCGTGAGCATCTCCGCGACGACCGGTTCGACGTCGCGGGCGACGACGCTGGCGCTCGGGTTCTTCGTCGTCTTCGAACTGCTCTGGGACGTCGTTCCGATGGGGATCCTCTACGTCGTCGAGGGGTTCACGCTCCCGGCATCGATCCCCGACTGGGTGTTCTTCGTCATGCAGCTCTCGCCCTCCTCGGCGTACCTCTCGTCGGTCGTCGCGCTGTTGCCGGATCTCGCGGACGTCGCCGGGGCCGAACCCAGTGGCGGCGGCGTCGGCGTCGAGGCTGGCCCGGAGGCGGCAGAGCCGTTCTACGCCTCGCCCGAGGTCGGCCTCCTCGTGCTCGCGCTCTGGCTCGTCGTGCCGTTCGTCGTCGGCTACTCCCAGTTCGACGCCGCCGACCTCTGA
- a CDS encoding HTH domain-containing protein, whose amino-acid sequence MSDHQLTSKTVELWIRSFAPVTTGPTQERALERVEALESAAPIDEIEISVWGKQVERTSRSRRIPQLRTIEARLDAFERWANRTGRSLVPFFRTRTVESSITGDRYEVCRLPTIALAEFADGELVHVAPCRDGDRTIEVFDRLDALERDEATDPVVTYEETHASDESISDQTRSGPDRRSLFVGPSPPGPN is encoded by the coding sequence GTGTCGGACCACCAACTCACATCGAAGACGGTCGAGCTATGGATCCGTTCGTTCGCTCCCGTGACGACCGGTCCGACCCAGGAGCGGGCGCTAGAGCGGGTCGAGGCGCTCGAATCGGCCGCACCGATCGACGAAATCGAGATCAGCGTCTGGGGGAAACAGGTCGAGCGGACGAGCCGATCACGACGGATCCCCCAGCTGCGGACGATCGAAGCCAGGCTCGACGCGTTCGAACGGTGGGCGAACCGGACGGGCCGTTCCCTGGTCCCGTTCTTCCGGACGCGAACGGTCGAGTCCTCGATCACGGGTGACCGATACGAGGTGTGCAGACTGCCGACGATCGCCCTCGCGGAGTTCGCCGACGGCGAACTCGTCCACGTCGCCCCGTGTCGCGACGGCGATCGAACGATCGAGGTCTTCGACCGCCTCGACGCCCTCGAACGCGACGAGGCGACGGATCCGGTGGTCACGTACGAGGAGACGCACGCGAGCGACGAGTCGATCTCCGACCAGACGCGGTCCGGGCCGGACCGACGGAGTCTATTCGTCGGGCCGTCGCCGCCCGGGCCGAACTGA
- a CDS encoding TIGR00300 family protein — MTVSRTVELEGHIIDSGTMGNCFGVVMDMGGEFEVEEFEVGRHKHEETYCRMRVLADTAEDLRAILHELNQQGATVADPRDATLEAAPDDQVVPVDFYSTTNHPTYVRVDGEWVAVEDVEMDCALVVERTDDDDGPRVTTKVLNAVEEGDLVVTGDTGIRVEPPERPRNGGSSFGFMQGGVSSERPSASLIEEIADEMREVRENDGTVLVVCGPAIVHSGGRNALADLVRAGYIDALSAGNGFAVHDLERDLYGTSLGVDTESLEHPRKGHKHHIYTISEIVRVGGIPEAVEEGIVDEGVMYECVTNDVPYVLAGSIRDDGPLPDTITDAIEAQDAIREQAHEADLVLMLSTLLHSVAVGNCLPSTTKTVCVDINPATVTQLLDRGSAQAIGMVTDIGTFIPMLRDELLD; from the coding sequence ATGACAGTTTCGCGCACCGTCGAACTCGAGGGTCACATCATCGACTCGGGGACGATGGGCAATTGTTTCGGGGTCGTGATGGACATGGGCGGCGAGTTCGAGGTCGAGGAGTTCGAGGTCGGCCGCCACAAACACGAGGAGACGTACTGCCGGATGCGGGTGCTGGCCGACACCGCAGAGGATCTGCGGGCCATCCTCCACGAACTCAATCAACAGGGTGCGACCGTCGCCGATCCCCGCGACGCCACGCTGGAGGCCGCACCCGACGACCAGGTCGTCCCCGTCGACTTCTACTCGACGACGAACCACCCGACCTACGTCCGCGTCGACGGCGAGTGGGTTGCAGTCGAAGACGTCGAGATGGACTGCGCGCTGGTGGTCGAACGGACCGACGATGACGACGGCCCCCGCGTCACCACGAAAGTGCTCAACGCCGTCGAGGAGGGCGACCTCGTCGTCACCGGCGACACCGGGATTCGCGTCGAACCGCCGGAACGACCGCGCAACGGGGGCAGTTCCTTCGGCTTCATGCAGGGAGGGGTCTCCAGCGAGCGCCCGTCCGCATCGCTGATCGAGGAGATCGCCGACGAGATGCGCGAAGTCCGCGAGAACGACGGCACCGTGCTCGTCGTCTGCGGCCCGGCGATCGTTCACTCCGGCGGCCGGAACGCCCTGGCCGACCTCGTCCGCGCGGGCTACATCGACGCGCTGTCCGCCGGCAACGGCTTCGCCGTTCACGACCTCGAACGCGACCTGTACGGCACCTCGCTCGGGGTCGACACGGAGTCGCTCGAACACCCCCGGAAGGGCCACAAACACCACATCTACACGATCAGCGAGATCGTCCGCGTCGGCGGCATCCCCGAGGCCGTCGAGGAGGGCATCGTCGACGAAGGCGTGATGTACGAGTGCGTCACGAACGACGTTCCCTACGTGCTCGCTGGATCGATCCGTGACGACGGCCCGCTCCCGGACACGATCACCGACGCGATCGAGGCCCAGGACGCGATCCGCGAACAGGCCCACGAGGCCGATCTCGTGCTCATGCTCTCGACGCTCTTGCACTCCGTCGCCGTCGGGAACTGCCTCCCCTCCACGACGAAGACCGTCTGCGTCGACATCAACCCCGCCACTGTCACCCAATTGCTCGATCGCGGCAGCGCCCAGGCGATCGGGATGGTCACCGACATCGGGACGTTCATCCCGATGTTGCGCGACGAACTGCTCGACTAG
- a CDS encoding carboxypeptidase-like regulatory domain-containing protein has translation MYRFVLFVTVCVLTTPMLTAGAVGASEEVTVSVHVVDDDGDDVAGATVTATWDGGEETETTAANGQTLIDVPNGADVSITVEDDALVQNNPREIGTVRSHTDVTVELFPETTATVTVTDGEAAIDGATVTLTRTDDDRAAATGTTDGDGEVTAEGIEEGRYDVVVERTGYYDESAVVDFATTDEASVELESGTVDVSVTVTDSYLDAPLETDVGFYKDGDHDATVSTDEDGQRTIPLDVNTKYTAVVEKDGYGEPERTVDVGESDRTVSYEIERAPAVTLESTNERVLVGETVGVGVTDEYGEPIEGAEVRLDGEAVATTAADGSATVPIDEAGDRELTAVTEDTTAETVTVEGVDPDADDGTVEGDETDEQAETETDETDDSVPGFGALVAAAALAATMLVYSRR, from the coding sequence ATGTATCGATTCGTCCTGTTCGTCACGGTATGCGTCCTCACAACGCCGATGCTCACTGCGGGGGCCGTCGGGGCGAGCGAGGAGGTGACGGTAAGCGTGCACGTCGTCGACGACGACGGTGACGACGTCGCCGGCGCGACGGTGACCGCGACCTGGGATGGCGGTGAGGAGACGGAAACGACCGCCGCGAACGGCCAGACGCTCATCGACGTCCCGAACGGCGCGGACGTCTCGATCACCGTCGAGGACGACGCCCTCGTCCAGAACAACCCGCGAGAGATCGGCACCGTACGGAGCCACACCGACGTCACGGTCGAACTCTTCCCCGAGACCACCGCGACGGTCACGGTTACCGACGGTGAGGCCGCGATCGACGGAGCGACGGTCACGCTCACCAGGACCGACGACGATCGGGCGGCCGCGACGGGAACGACCGACGGTGACGGCGAGGTCACGGCGGAAGGGATCGAGGAGGGGCGGTACGACGTCGTCGTCGAACGGACGGGCTACTACGACGAATCCGCGGTCGTCGACTTCGCCACGACCGACGAGGCGTCGGTGGAACTGGAGTCGGGGACCGTCGACGTCTCGGTCACGGTCACCGACAGCTACCTCGACGCACCCCTCGAGACGGACGTGGGGTTCTACAAGGACGGCGACCACGACGCGACCGTCTCGACGGACGAAGACGGTCAGCGGACCATTCCGCTCGACGTCAACACGAAGTACACCGCCGTCGTCGAGAAAGACGGCTACGGCGAACCCGAACGCACCGTCGACGTCGGCGAGTCCGATCGCACCGTCAGCTACGAGATCGAACGGGCACCCGCAGTAACTCTCGAGTCGACGAACGAACGCGTTCTCGTCGGCGAAACCGTCGGCGTCGGCGTCACCGACGAGTACGGCGAACCGATCGAGGGAGCCGAGGTCCGTCTCGACGGCGAGGCGGTTGCGACGACGGCGGCCGACGGCTCGGCGACGGTGCCGATCGACGAGGCCGGCGACCGCGAACTAACCGCCGTCACCGAGGACACGACCGCCGAGACGGTGACCGTCGAAGGTGTCGATCCGGACGCCGACGACGGGACCGTCGAGGGAGACGAGACGGACGAGCAGGCGGAAACCGAAACCGACGAGACGGACGACTCGGTCCCCGGCTTCGGTGCGCTGGTCGCGGCCGCCGCGCTTGCCGCCACGATGCTCGTCTACTCCCGGCGCTGA
- a CDS encoding rubrerythrin-like domain-containing protein: MKDVTYDPEDESTYECFSCGTVVNASAPGTCPECGADMRNRRTPIE; encoded by the coding sequence ATGAAAGACGTCACCTACGATCCCGAGGACGAATCGACCTACGAGTGTTTCAGTTGCGGGACCGTCGTCAACGCGTCGGCACCGGGTACGTGTCCGGAGTGTGGGGCCGACATGCGTAACCGACGGACACCGATCGAGTAG